CGTCGCAGACCCGGAAGCGGTGGTTCGCCTTCAGCCGGGTGCCGCAGACCGGGCAGGCGCGGGCCAGCGAGCGTTCCGCCAGGGTCCGCTCGATGAAGGCGTTCAGCATGGCCCGGCGCTCCTGGCACAGGTCCATGTCCGGATAGGCGTCGGGGAAGCGGTAGGCCAGCCACGCGTAGGCGGTCAGCTCCTTCACCGCGCGCTCCGCCTTTTCCAGCTCCACGTCGGTGCCGACGCGGTGGTGGAAGCGTTCGGCGGCGTCGGGGGCGGAGTTGCGCACGCCCTTGCCCTGGTTGGTCGCCCACAGCGCCAGCAGGCGCAGGTTGTTCTGGTCGCGCACGTCGATCGGGCAGCGCGCCAGCATGTCGCGCACCGCCAGCGGCAGCTTCGCCCGGTCCACCGCGGCGGCGGCCTGGATGCGCTGCTCCAGGTCGGTCATGCGGAAGGTCTGGTTGGCGCGCAGCAGCTCCTGTCCGGCGGTGCGCAGCACCTTGGCGAGGCTGTCGGTGTCCAGCTCCCGCGCGATGGCCTCGACATGGGTCAGGTTGGGGCTGATCCAGGCCCGCGGGTCCTCGGGCGGCACCGGCGGGGTGGTCAGCGCCCGGCGCACCGGGTTGATGTTTTCCCCCTCCAGCACCGCGACGCGGCCCTCCTCATGCATGCCGAAGCGCCCGGCCCGCCCGCCGATCTGGCGGATTTCGGAGGAATTCAGCTCGCGTTCCTCCCGCCCGTCATACTTGCGGGTGGTGGACAGCACGACGCGGGCGACCGGCAGGTTCAGCCCCATGCCGATGGCGTCGGTCGCCACCAGCACGTCGGCCGTGCCGTCGCGGAAGCGCCGCGCCTCGGCCCGCCGCACCTCCGGCGACAGGGCGCCGTAGATCACCGCCACGGTGTGGTCGCGGGCCAGCAGCTCGCGGCGCAGCCCCATCACGTCCTTGCGCGAGAAGGCGATCACCGCGTCGCCGCGGCGGACGTTCTCCAGCGGCACCCGCTCCTCCTGCACGCGCAGCGGCGACTTGCGGGTGAACTCCACGACCTCCAGCTCCTCCCCCAGCGCGGTGGCGAGGCGCTGCACGTAGGGGATGGCGTCGGCGGAGCCGGTCATCAGGATTTCCGGGGCGGCCACGCCGGCCACCGCCTGGGTCCAGGCCCAGCCGCGGTCGGGATCGCCGATCATCTGGATCTCGTCGATGACGCAGGCGCCCCAGACCTTGGACGTGTTGACCATCTCGATGGTCGAGGAGGTGAAGGAGGCGCCGGGCCGCACGTCGCGCTCCTCGCCGGTCACCAGGCTGCACGCCCGCCCGCGCGTCTCCAGCGCCTCCTGCCCCTCCAGCGCCAGCAGGCGCAGCGGGGCGAGGTAGCAGCCGCTCTGCGCCTCGGCCAGCCGGTCCATGGCGGCGTGGGTCTTGCCGGAGTTGGTCGGGCCGACGAACAGCCGCAGCTTGCGCACCATGGCGCGGGCCGTGGCGAAGCTGTCCAGATAGACGCCGAGGCCGGAGGCGTTCTCCAGCCGCTCCCGCCGGACCTTCAGGCCGGCGCGGGCGGCGGCGGTGGAGAAGGCCTCCTCCAGCGCGTCCAGCAGGGTCTGCAGGCGCGGGATGCGCCCGCCGAAGCCGATCACCCGGCCCAGCTCGTCGGCGAAGCCCTTGGGCCGCCACGCCTCGCCAAAGCCGGCGGCGCGCTGCGTCATCGAGGCGAACCAGCCGTCGACCCGACCGCGCGCCTTCTCAATGGCGGAGGAGGACAGGCAGGCCGCCTTGACCCGCTTGCCCAGCGCCTTCGCCTGCGGGCGGCCGAAGCCCTCCTCCGCGGTCATCAGGCCCCAGAGGTCCGCCTCGATGTCGGGCAGGGGGCCGAGCGCCACGCGGA
This genomic stretch from Azospirillum sp. TSH58 harbors:
- a CDS encoding helicase-related protein, producing MSNDETTPRQPGTAPGTADEFDRRDALRAIAAVVRGDGIEVDADSTPARWSVAVVHEVVVPGTDRKLKLRFRVALGPLPDIEADLWGLMTAEEGFGRPQAKALGKRVKAACLSSSAIEKARGRVDGWFASMTQRAAGFGEAWRPKGFADELGRVIGFGGRIPRLQTLLDALEEAFSTAAARAGLKVRRERLENASGLGVYLDSFATARAMVRKLRLFVGPTNSGKTHAAMDRLAEAQSGCYLAPLRLLALEGQEALETRGRACSLVTGEERDVRPGASFTSSTIEMVNTSKVWGACVIDEIQMIGDPDRGWAWTQAVAGVAAPEILMTGSADAIPYVQRLATALGEELEVVEFTRKSPLRVQEERVPLENVRRGDAVIAFSRKDVMGLRRELLARDHTVAVIYGALSPEVRRAEARRFRDGTADVLVATDAIGMGLNLPVARVVLSTTRKYDGREERELNSSEIRQIGGRAGRFGMHEEGRVAVLEGENINPVRRALTTPPVPPEDPRAWISPNLTHVEAIARELDTDSLAKVLRTAGQELLRANQTFRMTDLEQRIQAAAAVDRAKLPLAVRDMLARCPIDVRDQNNLRLLALWATNQGKGVRNSAPDAAERFHHRVGTDVELEKAERAVKELTAYAWLAYRFPDAYPDMDLCQERRAMLNAFIERTLAERSLARACPVCGTRLKANHRFRVCDACYAGRVEERQGERRGRRPEGARGQQPQAKSGAEGGHPQFHHPLPGRKPGKGGAGHRGRRPAGG